A region of bacterium DNA encodes the following proteins:
- a CDS encoding nucleotidyltransferase domain-containing protein has translation MHDPDLHLGRRFVETRQPEGRVLLCAVTGSHHYGFASADSDLDLKGIHLVPTKSWLGLETPAETHDRMEWYDDVECDLTLHEARKALGLLVNGNGNMLERILSPYQLFPTPELNDLKRLAKQALSRRFARHYLGYFSGQIAEHQKLPEPRLKTMLYTFRVALTGAHLLRTAHLLVDLNMSAREYGQTVILEAIALKQEHGEKATLPPTLDQELRRRWPDLEALIQESLASSPLPEEAPNREDLSEWLRQARIKDLQDPARN, from the coding sequence ATGCACGATCCTGATCTGCATCTCGGCCGAAGGTTCGTCGAGACCCGACAACCTGAAGGACGAGTACTTCTATGCGCCGTCACCGGCTCACACCACTACGGGTTCGCCTCGGCCGACAGCGACCTGGACTTGAAGGGTATTCACCTGGTGCCGACGAAGAGCTGGCTGGGGCTCGAGACGCCGGCGGAGACCCACGATCGGATGGAATGGTACGATGACGTCGAATGCGACCTGACGCTCCACGAGGCCAGAAAGGCATTGGGGCTGCTGGTCAACGGCAACGGCAACATGCTGGAGAGAATACTCTCCCCGTATCAATTGTTTCCAACACCGGAACTGAATGACCTGAAGCGCCTGGCCAAGCAAGCGCTGTCGCGGCGCTTTGCACGGCACTATCTGGGCTACTTCAGCGGACAGATTGCCGAGCACCAGAAGTTGCCGGAACCGCGACTCAAGACCATGCTCTACACGTTCCGGGTGGCTCTGACGGGGGCCCACCTGCTGCGTACCGCTCATCTGCTCGTGGACCTGAACATGTCGGCGCGGGAGTACGGCCAAACCGTGATTCTAGAAGCGATTGCACTCAAGCAGGAACACGGGGAAAAGGCCACGCTGCCTCCGACGCTGGACCAGGAACTGCGGCGGCGCTGGCCCGACCTGGAGGCACTCATCCAGGAGTCGCTGGCGAGCAGTCCGCTGCCGGAGGAAGCGCCCAACCGGGAGGACCTTTCCGAGTGGCTCCGGCAGGCACGAATCAAGGACCTTCAGGACCCGGCGCGCAATTGA